In Vibrio hippocampi, a single genomic region encodes these proteins:
- a CDS encoding YjgN family protein: MSKQGIANPITFKGQGAEWFGIWIVNILLSIVTLGVYSAWAKVRTKRYFYGNTYLAGDNFEYHAKPIQILKGRLVALAVVLIWAISNAFFPVLAIAFMLVFYMALPWLLWSNARFDSAMTSYRNVHFSFNSTLKSAYVALMGRALVALLVVAVLIVAIAVTAQFNSILAVILGVLSALAFAVLYGWVSSGVCRYFTNGYRYGNWQFSAEITTEFFIKLYLKALALGIASAIAIFIVAALGTFGLGALAPALAIDVTSMTGVSVFVYTALIYLVLIVMMIALTTYTAVRTRNYVFAQLQLQQEAQGGDAVEFSSSYTVGGYMWLVLSNFLLQVVTLGLARPWVMIRASRYVADNTVVVGDMSLIKTYDQDSAVKSAITDEVAQAFDLGVGIG, from the coding sequence ATGAGCAAACAAGGGATCGCTAACCCCATCACGTTTAAAGGGCAGGGAGCAGAATGGTTCGGAATATGGATTGTCAACATTCTGTTGTCTATTGTTACGCTGGGTGTTTATTCGGCTTGGGCCAAGGTCAGAACCAAGCGTTATTTCTACGGTAATACCTATCTCGCTGGGGATAATTTTGAATATCATGCTAAACCTATTCAAATTCTGAAAGGGCGATTAGTGGCTTTAGCCGTCGTCCTTATATGGGCCATCTCCAACGCATTTTTTCCAGTGCTAGCCATCGCATTTATGCTGGTATTCTATATGGCTTTGCCGTGGCTACTGTGGAGTAATGCAAGATTTGATTCTGCGATGACGAGCTACCGCAATGTTCATTTTAGTTTTAATTCGACATTAAAAAGTGCTTACGTCGCATTGATGGGGCGAGCGCTCGTCGCTTTATTAGTTGTTGCGGTGTTGATTGTTGCTATCGCAGTTACTGCCCAATTCAATTCGATATTAGCGGTGATTTTAGGTGTGCTTTCTGCACTGGCGTTTGCCGTACTGTACGGTTGGGTGAGTAGTGGTGTTTGTCGCTATTTCACTAACGGATACCGCTACGGAAATTGGCAGTTTAGTGCGGAGATCACCACAGAGTTTTTTATTAAGCTATACCTCAAAGCGTTAGCTCTCGGTATTGCTTCTGCGATTGCAATATTTATTGTTGCTGCTCTTGGCACATTCGGTTTGGGGGCGTTGGCACCGGCATTAGCCATTGACGTCACATCAATGACGGGAGTTAGCGTGTTTGTGTACACCGCTTTAATTTATCTCGTGTTAATTGTCATGATGATTGCTTTGACGACTTATACCGCAGTAAGAACTCGCAACTATGTTTTCGCTCAACTTCAATTGCAGCAAGAGGCGCAAGGTGGCGACGCAGTAGAATTTAGTTCTAGTTATACCGTCGGTGGCTATATGTGGCTTGTTCTTTCAAACTTTTTGCTTCAGGTGGTAACTCTAGGATTAGCTCGACCATGGGTTATGATTCGTGCATCACGTTATGTTGCAGACAATACCGTTGTTGTTGGTGATATGAGTTTAATAAAAACCTACGACCAAGACTCCGCCGTGAAGTCAGCGATAACGGATGAAGTGGCACAAGCGTTCGACCTTGGTGTTGGAATTGGCTGA
- a CDS encoding SDR family NAD(P)-dependent oxidoreductase has product MKQVAIWGGASGLGAAMVEHYHHHGYQVFVIARNPDNNPAIAELGISSFKCDATDLYQVMSTVEALPSSVQHISTMGSFQAQVAVDYIGHRHLVDALEHFGHTRLLLVTSLGCGDSWQYLSERARKGFGAAVREKSLAEAWLQSSALDYTILRPGGLKNGPATQGGQLSQHSEVHGVITRGEVARLSEYLLMTPESIGEVYQCVEPGMSY; this is encoded by the coding sequence ATGAAACAAGTAGCGATTTGGGGCGGAGCAAGCGGTTTAGGCGCGGCGATGGTGGAGCATTATCATCACCATGGCTATCAAGTTTTTGTCATTGCTCGAAACCCAGATAACAATCCAGCGATTGCCGAGTTAGGTATTTCGTCTTTTAAGTGTGATGCGACGGATCTTTATCAGGTGATGTCGACGGTGGAAGCGTTACCGAGTTCGGTACAGCACATTTCTACTATGGGTAGTTTTCAAGCACAGGTTGCCGTTGATTATATTGGTCATCGTCATCTAGTCGATGCATTAGAGCATTTTGGTCACACACGTCTATTGCTGGTGACCTCTTTGGGTTGCGGTGACTCTTGGCAATACTTGTCGGAACGAGCGAGAAAAGGCTTTGGCGCGGCAGTGAGAGAAAAATCGCTAGCGGAAGCTTGGCTCCAAAGTAGTGCCCTTGATTACACCATTCTTCGCCCCGGAGGGCTTAAAAATGGACCTGCGACCCAAGGCGGTCAACTGTCACAGCATAGTGAGGTTCATGGGGTGATCACACGAGGTGAAGTCGCTAGGCTAAGTGAATATTTGCTTATGACGCCAGAGAGTATCGGTGAAGTTTATCAGTGTGTTGAGCCAGGAATGAGCTACTAA
- the malK gene encoding maltose/maltodextrin ABC transporter ATP-binding protein MalK: MASVTLKNVCKAYDDVLISKNVDLEINEGEFVVFVGPSGCGKSTLLRCIAGLEDITSGDLYIGDERMNDVEPSKRGVGMVFQSYALYPHLNLYDNMSFGLKLAKANKSEIDKRVSQAAEILQLGHLLERHPKALSGGQRQRVAIGRTLVSQPNVFLLDEPLSNLDAALRVNMRAQITKLQRQLGCTMIYVTHDQVEAMTMADKIVVLDGGYVSQVGKPLELYHYPQNRFVAGFIGSPKMNFMSVHITEVESERVKVQLSNGVTFWIPVDGTTVNQGDRMSLGVRPEHLLEVQQADASIHGEVMIVEKLGNETQVYLNLEGADADVIYRQPDTLDVETGDKLEIGIPAHRCHLFHSDGRACRRLYQENGVDFE; encoded by the coding sequence ATGGCGAGTGTTACGTTAAAAAATGTGTGTAAAGCGTATGACGACGTATTGATTTCTAAAAACGTAGATCTAGAAATTAACGAAGGCGAATTTGTGGTATTTGTTGGCCCATCGGGTTGCGGCAAATCGACACTTTTACGCTGTATTGCAGGTCTAGAAGATATTACTTCCGGCGATCTTTATATCGGTGATGAGCGCATGAATGACGTTGAGCCTTCTAAGCGCGGCGTTGGTATGGTGTTCCAATCTTATGCGCTTTATCCTCACCTTAACCTTTATGACAATATGTCATTTGGTCTCAAACTCGCGAAAGCGAATAAAAGCGAGATCGATAAACGCGTCTCTCAAGCGGCAGAAATTTTGCAATTAGGTCACTTATTGGAGCGTCACCCAAAAGCCTTGTCTGGTGGACAACGTCAACGTGTTGCTATCGGTCGTACCTTGGTTTCTCAACCTAACGTCTTCCTACTTGATGAACCTTTATCCAACCTTGATGCTGCGCTTCGCGTTAATATGCGCGCACAAATCACCAAACTACAACGTCAACTTGGCTGCACCATGATCTACGTTACCCATGATCAGGTTGAAGCAATGACCATGGCAGACAAAATTGTGGTACTTGATGGCGGGTATGTTTCTCAAGTCGGTAAACCGCTCGAACTCTACCACTATCCACAAAACCGTTTTGTGGCGGGTTTTATCGGCTCACCTAAGATGAATTTTATGAGCGTGCATATCACTGAAGTGGAATCAGAGCGTGTCAAAGTTCAATTGTCGAACGGTGTGACATTTTGGATCCCAGTCGATGGCACCACGGTCAATCAAGGCGACCGTATGTCACTAGGTGTTCGCCCAGAGCATTTATTAGAAGTTCAACAAGCCGATGCCAGCATCCATGGTGAAGTCATGATTGTTGAGAAACTGGGTAACGAAACACAGGTTTACCTGAATCTGGAGGGCGCGGATGCCGATGTTATCTATCGTCAACCTGATACGTTGGATGTTGAGACAGGCGATAAGCTTGAAATCGGTATTCCAGCACACCGCTGCCACCTATTCCATAGTGATGGTCGCGCATGTCGACGTCTATACCAAGAAAACGGTGTCGATTTCGAATAG
- a CDS encoding NfeD family protein — translation MIELLSQMNYWHWLALGLLLLCGELLGTAGYMLWLGISGLLVGILLTFIDMSWSLQWSAFAVFSLALTWLWWRKQHKRDRLDDIASNLNQKDKQLVGQTTRLEQDIEAGKCRIKLGDTTWSAYCDKALSAGTLVKVTDMDGIVLYIEPVNR, via the coding sequence GTGATTGAGTTATTAAGTCAGATGAACTACTGGCACTGGTTAGCACTCGGTTTGCTGCTGTTGTGTGGTGAACTGCTTGGTACCGCCGGTTATATGCTTTGGCTCGGTATCTCAGGATTGCTGGTGGGTATTCTGCTTACCTTTATTGATATGAGTTGGTCACTACAGTGGTCTGCGTTTGCCGTCTTCTCACTCGCGCTGACTTGGCTGTGGTGGCGTAAGCAGCACAAGCGAGATCGTCTTGATGATATTGCCAGCAATCTGAATCAAAAAGACAAACAACTGGTGGGGCAAACCACCCGACTAGAACAAGATATTGAAGCAGGAAAATGCCGCATTAAACTGGGGGACACCACTTGGTCTGCCTATTGCGATAAAGCATTAAGCGCGGGGACTTTGGTCAAAGTCACCGATATGGATGGAATCGTCCTCTATATCGAACCCGTCAATCGATAA
- a CDS encoding MBL fold metallo-hydrolase: MKIHHLRSATFIIETEQHFILIDPMLGRKGSLPPFSVFRFKLAKNPTVELPSNASDLLDQVTHALITHSQTFGFKPLQHGDHLDAEGERFLTMNTIPVATPKKDQAYLEKYGITVSHGVDDWQTVDFLGGRLTAIPAQHGHGWIHKVMANGCGFFLELPNEPSIYISGDTVLTEHVEKALKQFKPDITVVAAGQAQMDVGQPLLMPTDEVMEFIRRSPNKVIANHMEALNHCPVDRSALRNTLTAEGLIEKVLIPEDGETLVF, encoded by the coding sequence ATGAAAATTCATCACCTACGTAGTGCCACGTTTATTATTGAAACCGAGCAACACTTTATCCTTATCGACCCTATGTTGGGGCGAAAAGGCAGTCTTCCGCCTTTTTCTGTATTCCGCTTTAAATTAGCAAAGAATCCGACGGTCGAGTTGCCAAGTAATGCCAGTGATCTTTTAGACCAAGTGACTCATGCGCTGATTACACACAGTCAGACGTTTGGTTTTAAGCCTTTGCAGCATGGTGACCATTTGGATGCGGAAGGTGAGCGTTTTCTGACGATGAATACCATTCCTGTTGCCACGCCGAAGAAAGACCAAGCCTATCTGGAAAAGTACGGTATTACGGTGTCACATGGCGTCGATGATTGGCAAACGGTCGACTTTTTGGGAGGACGGCTCACGGCGATTCCAGCTCAGCATGGACATGGTTGGATCCACAAGGTGATGGCAAACGGCTGTGGTTTCTTTTTAGAACTTCCCAATGAGCCAAGTATCTATATCAGTGGTGATACCGTACTCACCGAGCATGTTGAGAAAGCGCTGAAGCAATTTAAGCCCGATATTACGGTGGTTGCTGCTGGACAAGCGCAGATGGATGTGGGGCAGCCGCTACTGATGCCGACCGATGAAGTGATGGAGTTTATTCGACGTTCCCCGAATAAAGTGATAGCCAATCACATGGAAGCCCTGAATCACTGTCCGGTGGACAGAAGCGCTTTGCGCAATACGCTAACGGCAGAGGGATTGATAGAGAAAGTGCTTATTCCAGAAGATGGTGAAACGTTAGTTTTCTAG
- the malF gene encoding maltose ABC transporter permease MalF, with product MQSVQGTDAMTAPAAGLPSSKKVLTKWALLGTVGIINGYATILMYSRGEIAFALLTLILTALALFVFGSKKTYAHRYIYPGVAGMILFILFPLAYTVGLAFTNYSAKNQLSFERAQQVLLDRTYQSGDSYPFTLYKTDMGHQLVVEKAGQRLATPVFQLDGLSTTNFDLTPIEEVKGEKAPIKTIIQNRTALSAVDLHLPSGEDIRMSGLRKFAAVVPLYTLQEDGETLHNNRTDETLRPNQDVGFYQAVDANGEFVGNTVSPGFIVTIGTHNFERVWKDDGIKEPFISIFIWTIVFSGVSVVLTVMIGLVLASVVQWEALKGRAAYRLLLILPYAVPAFISILIFKGLFNQSFGEVNMVLENLFGISPAWFSDPFMAKTMILIVNTWLGFPYMMILCMGLLKAIPDDLYEASAIDGSNFISNFTRITLPLMIKPLTPLLIASFAFNFNNFVLIALLTNGGPNMIGTSEPAGYTDLLVNYTYRIAFEGAGGQDFGLASAIATLIFLLVGALALLNLRVTKVAQD from the coding sequence ATGCAGTCAGTTCAAGGTACAGATGCTATGACAGCACCAGCAGCCGGCCTTCCAAGCAGCAAAAAAGTGCTCACTAAGTGGGCACTATTGGGCACAGTCGGCATTATTAATGGCTACGCCACCATCCTGATGTATTCTCGCGGTGAGATCGCTTTTGCGCTTCTTACTCTCATCCTTACCGCATTAGCATTGTTCGTTTTTGGCAGTAAAAAAACCTACGCTCATCGTTATATTTATCCGGGCGTAGCAGGGATGATTCTTTTTATTTTGTTTCCGCTGGCTTATACCGTGGGTCTTGCCTTTACGAACTATAGCGCTAAAAACCAGTTGTCGTTTGAACGTGCACAACAAGTGTTGTTAGACAGAACCTATCAAAGTGGCGATAGCTATCCGTTTACCCTGTATAAAACGGATATGGGACACCAGCTTGTGGTTGAGAAAGCTGGGCAGCGACTTGCTACGCCTGTGTTTCAACTCGACGGTCTGTCGACGACGAATTTCGATCTGACACCGATTGAAGAGGTGAAAGGCGAAAAAGCGCCAATTAAAACCATTATTCAAAACCGCACAGCACTGAGCGCAGTGGATCTTCATTTGCCCAGTGGCGAAGATATCCGTATGAGTGGCTTGCGTAAGTTTGCCGCCGTCGTGCCTCTTTATACTCTGCAAGAGGATGGAGAAACCCTGCACAACAACCGTACTGACGAGACACTACGCCCTAACCAAGATGTCGGTTTCTATCAAGCGGTTGACGCCAATGGCGAATTTGTTGGCAATACCGTTTCGCCGGGCTTTATTGTGACCATTGGGACGCACAATTTCGAGCGAGTATGGAAAGATGACGGCATCAAAGAGCCTTTCATTAGTATCTTTATTTGGACCATTGTTTTCTCTGGGGTAAGTGTGGTGCTTACTGTAATGATCGGTCTTGTTTTGGCGAGCGTGGTACAGTGGGAAGCCTTAAAAGGACGCGCGGCGTATCGATTACTACTGATTCTGCCTTATGCCGTACCTGCCTTTATTTCTATCTTGATCTTCAAAGGTCTGTTCAACCAGAGCTTTGGTGAGGTCAACATGGTGTTAGAAAACTTGTTTGGCATCAGTCCAGCATGGTTCTCCGATCCATTTATGGCAAAAACGATGATTCTTATCGTCAATACTTGGCTGGGTTTCCCTTACATGATGATTCTTTGTATGGGGCTGCTCAAAGCGATTCCTGATGATTTATATGAAGCGTCAGCGATTGATGGTTCAAACTTCATCTCTAACTTTACCCGCATCACCTTGCCGCTGATGATTAAGCCGCTTACGCCGCTACTGATTGCCAGTTTTGCCTTTAACTTTAATAACTTTGTATTGATTGCTCTATTGACCAATGGTGGTCCAAATATGATTGGCACTTCTGAACCTGCCGGTTATACCGATCTTCTGGTTAACTACACCTACCGTATCGCCTTTGAAGGTGCGGGTGGTCAAGACTTCGGTCTAGCAAGTGCAATCGCAACGCTCATCTTCTTACTCGTAGGTGCGCTAGCGCTATTGAACTTACGTGTAACCAAAGTCGCTCAAGATTAA
- a CDS encoding M48 family metallopeptidase, with protein sequence MQFEGVAYPPKSSERHKAVLSVEQANTLSLSVVGNIFSCELNSAEITAPMGNLPVRFTLPNGWVFVTDRSDEISRWFKYHNKTSLIDKAESNGFAWFVSVLVCILVVVGGYFYALPWASDKVANMIPNSVSVAIGDQVLESLDHGWQPSELSQTQQDEIRERVNGHLLNLEKIPYPVEIVFRSSENGANAFALPGGKVVLLDQLVILAQTQQQLDSIIFHELGHIHHRHMMKKLVHSSLLSVGVSLLTGESSGIVDNLAGLTVFILSSGYSRQAEAEADAYASSAMLEIYGDTQAMVEMFELFRQQGDTELPEWLSTHDSLDKRIEAIRSRD encoded by the coding sequence ATGCAGTTTGAAGGGGTTGCCTATCCGCCCAAAAGTTCTGAACGACATAAGGCGGTTCTTAGTGTTGAGCAAGCCAATACGCTAAGTTTGAGTGTTGTGGGCAATATTTTTAGTTGCGAATTGAATAGCGCTGAAATCACAGCACCCATGGGCAACTTACCCGTGAGGTTCACTCTGCCTAATGGTTGGGTTTTTGTGACCGACAGAAGCGACGAGATTTCTCGTTGGTTCAAGTATCACAATAAAACAAGCCTGATTGATAAGGCAGAGTCGAATGGCTTTGCTTGGTTTGTTTCGGTATTGGTATGTATCTTGGTTGTTGTGGGAGGATACTTTTACGCCTTACCTTGGGCGAGTGACAAAGTGGCTAATATGATCCCCAACAGTGTATCTGTCGCGATTGGCGACCAAGTACTGGAAAGCTTGGATCATGGTTGGCAACCTAGTGAATTAAGTCAGACCCAGCAAGATGAAATCAGGGAAAGAGTGAATGGTCATCTCCTGAATTTAGAAAAGATCCCTTATCCGGTCGAAATCGTCTTTCGTTCCTCAGAGAATGGTGCCAATGCTTTTGCGTTACCGGGTGGCAAAGTTGTTTTACTCGATCAATTGGTGATTTTGGCGCAAACCCAGCAGCAACTCGATAGCATTATTTTTCATGAACTGGGTCATATTCATCATCGCCATATGATGAAAAAATTGGTTCACTCAAGCTTGCTTTCTGTTGGTGTTTCTCTGCTAACCGGAGAGAGTTCCGGTATTGTTGACAATCTTGCGGGTCTCACCGTGTTTATTTTATCTAGTGGTTATTCCCGGCAAGCTGAGGCAGAGGCGGATGCTTATGCGAGTTCGGCAATGCTGGAGATATACGGTGACACTCAGGCGATGGTAGAGATGTTTGAGTTGTTTCGTCAGCAAGGTGATACCGAGCTTCCGGAGTGGTTAAGCACCCATGATAGCTTGGATAAAAGGATTGAAGCGATCAGAAGTCGTGACTGA
- the malE gene encoding maltose/maltodextrin ABC transporter substrate-binding protein MalE: MKKLTAVALSTLVAMGSFGAHAAIEEGQLTIWINGDKGYNGLAEVGKKFEEETGIKVTVAHPDGLQDKFPQTAATGDGPDIVFWAHDRFGGYAEAGLLAEITPSKEVREGIVDLGWDAVRYDGKLIGYPVAVESLSLIYNKDLVPNPPKTWEEVAAIDAKLKKEGKSAIMWNLKEPYFTWPLMAADGGYAFKYTANGYDVKDAGIAEKGVKDAMSFVKGLVDKGVISADMDYSVSESAFNQGTTAMTINGPWSWGNIEKSGINYGVATLPKFQGHSSKPFVGVLTAGISTASPNKDLAVEFIENYLLTNDGLRKVNDDKPLGAVALKSFQAELDADTRIAATMDNAMNGEIMPNIPQMNAFWGAAKNAIINVVDGRQSVDAALSDAETQMTK; the protein is encoded by the coding sequence ATGAAAAAATTAACTGCGGTAGCACTTAGCACCCTCGTCGCTATGGGTTCTTTCGGTGCTCATGCTGCTATCGAAGAAGGACAACTTACTATCTGGATCAACGGTGACAAAGGTTACAACGGTCTAGCAGAAGTAGGCAAAAAGTTTGAGGAAGAGACCGGTATTAAAGTCACGGTTGCTCACCCAGATGGTCTACAAGATAAGTTCCCGCAAACAGCAGCAACGGGTGATGGTCCCGACATCGTATTCTGGGCACACGACCGTTTTGGTGGTTATGCCGAAGCTGGCTTATTGGCGGAAATTACACCTTCCAAAGAAGTCCGTGAAGGTATTGTAGACCTTGGTTGGGATGCGGTTCGTTATGATGGCAAGCTCATTGGCTACCCAGTTGCTGTAGAATCTCTCTCTCTTATCTACAACAAAGACTTAGTGCCAAACCCACCGAAAACTTGGGAAGAAGTTGCCGCGATTGATGCCAAACTGAAAAAAGAAGGCAAGTCTGCAATCATGTGGAACCTGAAAGAACCTTACTTCACATGGCCGCTTATGGCCGCTGACGGCGGTTATGCATTTAAATACACCGCGAATGGTTATGATGTGAAAGACGCGGGTATCGCCGAGAAGGGCGTAAAAGATGCGATGAGCTTTGTGAAAGGGCTTGTTGACAAAGGTGTGATTTCTGCCGATATGGATTATTCCGTTTCTGAGTCGGCGTTTAACCAAGGCACTACTGCGATGACGATTAATGGTCCATGGTCATGGGGCAACATCGAAAAATCCGGTATCAACTACGGTGTGGCGACACTGCCTAAGTTCCAAGGTCACTCTTCTAAACCGTTTGTTGGCGTGCTCACTGCGGGTATCAGCACCGCTTCTCCAAACAAAGATTTAGCGGTGGAGTTTATTGAGAACTATCTACTGACTAACGATGGTCTTCGTAAAGTGAACGATGATAAGCCACTCGGTGCGGTTGCACTCAAGTCTTTCCAAGCGGAGCTTGACGCTGACACTCGTATCGCAGCGACCATGGACAACGCGATGAATGGTGAAATTATGCCAAATATCCCACAGATGAATGCATTCTGGGGTGCGGCGAAAAATGCGATTATCAACGTGGTCGATGGTCGTCAGTCTGTTGATGCTGCACTAAGCGATGCAGAAACGCAGATGACAAAATAA
- the malG gene encoding maltose ABC transporter permease MalG — protein sequence MAIVQGKSLKYRVWATHIAMWAFLSLIIFPLLMIVAISFREGNFATGSLIPDNPSLEHWKLALGFSVTNADGSVTPPPFPVLTWLWNSIKVAGISSILIVCLSTTSAYAFARMRFKGKNTILKAMMIFQMFPAVLALVAIYALFDKLGQYIPFLGLNTHGGLIFSYLGGIALHVWTIKGYFETIDNSLEEAAALDGATPWQAFRLVLLPLSVPILAVVFILSFIMVVGEVPVASLLLSDVETYTLAVGMQQYLYPQNYLWGDFAAAAVLSALPITVVFLLAQRWLVGGLTAGGVKG from the coding sequence ATGGCAATTGTACAAGGTAAATCATTAAAATACCGTGTTTGGGCAACGCATATTGCAATGTGGGCTTTCCTATCACTGATTATCTTTCCGTTACTGATGATCGTGGCAATCTCATTTCGTGAAGGTAACTTTGCGACGGGCAGTCTTATTCCAGATAACCCCTCGCTCGAGCACTGGAAATTGGCGCTAGGCTTTTCTGTCACCAATGCGGACGGCTCAGTCACACCACCGCCATTCCCAGTACTGACTTGGTTATGGAACTCAATCAAAGTGGCGGGCATTTCGTCTATCTTGATTGTATGCCTATCAACAACATCCGCTTACGCATTTGCACGTATGCGCTTTAAAGGCAAGAACACCATTCTAAAAGCGATGATGATCTTCCAGATGTTCCCAGCGGTTTTGGCATTGGTCGCAATCTACGCTCTGTTTGATAAGTTGGGTCAATACATTCCGTTCTTAGGCTTGAACACGCATGGTGGTTTGATCTTCTCTTATCTTGGCGGTATTGCGCTGCACGTTTGGACCATCAAAGGTTACTTTGAGACGATTGATAACTCGTTGGAAGAAGCCGCAGCGCTTGATGGGGCGACACCTTGGCAAGCCTTTAGATTGGTGCTTCTTCCTCTGTCAGTGCCGATCCTAGCCGTGGTGTTTATCCTTTCTTTCATCATGGTTGTGGGTGAAGTGCCGGTGGCATCGCTACTGCTATCCGATGTTGAGACTTACACGCTGGCGGTTGGTATGCAGCAGTATCTCTATCCGCAGAACTATCTATGGGGTGACTTTGCTGCGGCTGCCGTGCTATCTGCATTGCCGATTACGGTCGTATTCTTGTTAGCACAGCGCTGGTTAGTCGGTGGTTTGACGGCGGGGGGTGTCAAAGGTTAA
- a CDS encoding DEAD/DEAH box helicase: protein MPFSTLGLATPIQNTLKQLGYDTPTKIQAQAIPLILQGDNLIAAAQTGTGKTASFVLPILQRLSEGQAGRKKRARAIILAPTRELALQVEQSIQAYGQELGLKSLAIFGGVDEKPQKQALIEGVDIVVATPGRLLDLYGQRAIHFDEVEFLVLDEADKMLDMGFIEAINKIIARVPEEAQSLLFSATLSNPVRDLAKSAVYNAKEIIISKHSASKSNIQQWMVGVDKDKKSALLAHLLSEHNWKQALIFIETKHGAAKLVSQLEKRGIAAEAFHSGRNQQVRQQLIEQFKQGDIQYMVATGVAARGIDVENLPVVINYDLPYPADEYVHRIGRTGRADAAGEAVSLVSKDNFKNLCMIESRLGHLLERRDIEGFEPKKPVPISVLNYVPKHKR, encoded by the coding sequence ATGCCATTCTCGACACTTGGGCTCGCAACGCCAATCCAAAACACCTTGAAACAACTGGGTTATGACACGCCAACTAAGATCCAGGCTCAAGCCATTCCACTGATCTTACAAGGTGATAACCTTATTGCAGCGGCTCAAACGGGCACCGGTAAAACCGCCAGTTTTGTGTTGCCGATTTTACAGCGTTTAAGTGAGGGACAAGCTGGGCGTAAGAAACGTGCTCGTGCCATTATTCTCGCGCCGACTCGTGAGTTAGCGTTGCAGGTAGAGCAAAGCATTCAAGCCTATGGTCAGGAGTTGGGCTTAAAGTCGTTGGCTATTTTTGGCGGTGTGGATGAAAAGCCGCAAAAGCAAGCCTTGATAGAAGGCGTAGACATCGTCGTGGCGACACCGGGTCGTTTGCTTGATCTATACGGTCAACGCGCCATTCACTTTGACGAAGTTGAATTTTTGGTGCTGGATGAAGCCGACAAAATGCTGGACATGGGTTTTATTGAAGCGATCAATAAAATCATAGCAAGAGTGCCAGAAGAGGCTCAGTCGTTGTTATTTTCTGCCACGTTATCCAACCCGGTAAGAGATCTGGCTAAGAGCGCTGTTTACAACGCCAAAGAGATTATCATTTCCAAACACAGTGCCTCCAAGTCGAACATTCAGCAGTGGATGGTCGGTGTCGATAAAGACAAGAAATCGGCATTATTGGCGCACCTACTGAGTGAGCATAACTGGAAGCAAGCGCTGATCTTCATCGAAACCAAACACGGTGCGGCTAAGCTTGTGAGCCAATTAGAAAAGCGTGGTATTGCAGCAGAAGCTTTTCATAGTGGTCGTAATCAGCAGGTACGCCAACAATTGATTGAACAATTTAAACAAGGCGATATCCAATATATGGTGGCAACGGGTGTGGCGGCTCGTGGTATCGATGTCGAGAATCTACCGGTCGTGATCAACTATGACTTGCCTTATCCTGCTGATGAATATGTGCATCGGATCGGTCGAACTGGTCGTGCTGATGCCGCGGGTGAGGCGGTCTCTTTGGTCTCTAAAGACAACTTTAAAAACCTATGTATGATTGAAAGTCGTCTAGGTCACCTATTAGAACGCCGCGATATCGAGGGTTTTGAGCCTAAAAAACCTGTGCCGATCTCAGTGTTAAATTATGTGCCTAAACATAAGCGATAA